A genomic segment from Modestobacter roseus encodes:
- the cobU gene encoding bifunctional adenosylcobinamide kinase/adenosylcobinamide-phosphate guanylyltransferase produces MSRILVLGGSRSGKSAYAEQLLDSWLEVTYLATSPVVDGDAEWAARVSAHRARRPVSWTTIESTAPSELVRPGAVLVDSVTTWVAALMDEAGVWDAVDDGGAHAAGAGGDAEAALARLADRCDALVTNWVMSPAHVVAVSDEVGLGVVPETRAGRLFRDTLGTVNQRLAATADEVWFVVAGLPQRLR; encoded by the coding sequence GTGAGCCGCATCCTGGTGCTGGGCGGTTCCCGCTCGGGCAAGTCCGCCTACGCGGAGCAGCTGCTGGACAGCTGGCTGGAGGTCACGTACCTGGCCACCTCGCCGGTCGTGGACGGCGACGCGGAGTGGGCGGCGCGGGTGTCCGCGCACCGTGCGCGCCGCCCGGTGAGCTGGACGACGATCGAGTCGACCGCTCCCTCGGAGCTGGTGCGCCCGGGCGCCGTGCTGGTCGACAGCGTGACCACCTGGGTGGCGGCGCTGATGGACGAGGCCGGCGTGTGGGACGCCGTCGACGACGGGGGCGCGCACGCGGCCGGGGCGGGCGGCGACGCCGAGGCCGCCCTCGCCAGGCTCGCCGACCGCTGCGACGCGCTGGTCACCAACTGGGTGATGAGCCCGGCGCACGTGGTGGCGGTCAGCGACGAGGTCGGCCTGGGCGTCGTGCCCGAGACCCGCGCCGGGCGGCTGTTCCGGGACACCCTGGGCACGGTCAACCAGCGGCTGGCGGCCACCGCGGACGAGGTGTGGTTCGTGGTGGCGGGGCTGCCGCAGCGGCTGCGATGA
- a CDS encoding ubiquitin-like small modifier protein 1 encodes MTVRVLLPRLLADCTGGRSSVALDLPGEATVGAVLDALAADHPVLDRRVRDETGALRRHVNVYVDGDEVRRLRGLATVVPPGAEVMVVQSVAGG; translated from the coding sequence GTGACCGTGCGGGTGCTGCTGCCCCGCCTGCTCGCCGACTGCACCGGCGGCCGCTCCTCGGTGGCGCTCGACCTCCCCGGCGAGGCCACCGTGGGCGCGGTGCTGGACGCGCTCGCCGCCGACCACCCGGTGCTCGACCGCCGGGTGCGCGACGAGACGGGGGCGCTGCGCCGGCACGTGAACGTCTACGTCGACGGCGACGAGGTGCGCCGGCTGCGCGGGCTGGCGACGGTGGTCCCACCCGGGGCCGAGGTCATGGTCGTGCAGTCCGTCGCCGGCGGCTGA
- a CDS encoding adenosylcobinamide-GDP ribazoletransferase: protein MSRRWWSGPVEAFSLLSAVRMPAVGSVRGALPWAPLVGLVLGAAATAVAWAAGRAASPLVGAVLGIAVLAVATRGLHLDGLADTADGLGPLRGREKALAVMRAGDVGPFGVATLVLTLLLQVACLAQLLTLDGGWLALPVAAVTARVAMARTGLADVPIAEGSSLGSAVAGTVSRGWLAGVALLTLAAAAGAGLLVDPGTALVLAAAVAVGLGCSEGLLARAVDRLGGVNGDVMGAMGEAAATAALLTAALLLA, encoded by the coding sequence ATGAGCCGCCGCTGGTGGTCCGGGCCGGTGGAGGCGTTCTCCCTGCTGTCCGCGGTGCGGATGCCGGCGGTCGGGTCGGTGCGGGGCGCGCTGCCGTGGGCGCCGCTGGTCGGGCTGGTGCTGGGCGCGGCGGCCACCGCGGTCGCCTGGGCCGCCGGCCGCGCCGCGAGCCCGCTGGTGGGTGCCGTGCTCGGGATCGCCGTCCTGGCCGTGGCCACCCGGGGGCTGCACCTGGACGGGCTGGCCGACACCGCCGACGGGCTCGGGCCGCTGCGCGGGCGGGAGAAGGCGCTGGCGGTGATGCGCGCGGGCGACGTCGGCCCGTTCGGCGTCGCCACGCTGGTGCTCACCCTGCTGCTGCAGGTGGCGTGCCTGGCCCAGCTGCTGACCCTGGACGGCGGCTGGCTGGCCCTTCCGGTGGCCGCGGTCACCGCCCGGGTGGCGATGGCCCGGACGGGGCTGGCCGACGTGCCGATCGCCGAGGGCTCGTCGCTCGGATCGGCGGTGGCAGGCACCGTGTCCCGGGGCTGGCTGGCCGGCGTCGCCCTGCTCACCCTGGCCGCGGCGGCGGGGGCCGGGCTGCTGGTCGACCCCGGCACCGCCCTGGTGCTGGCGGCCGCCGTCGCCGTCGGGCTGGGCTGCTCCGAGGGGCTCCTCGCCCGGGCCGTCGACCGGCTGGGCGGGGTCAACGGCGACGTCATGGGCGCGATGGGCGAGGCGGCCGCGACGGCGGCCCTGCTCACCGCGGCGCTGCTGCTGGCGTGA
- a CDS encoding histidine phosphatase family protein — MVRPLTLLLVRHGQSEWNAAGLMQGQTPHVPLTELGHQQAATAAAELAARTAAGTGPGALLSSDLLRAVQTAEHCATATGLPVTTTAELREQGYGVLEGRPSRELWDVVDWTDVHWAAEGGESLAQLHARVAAFLGRLAADPPAEVVALVTHGDTIRAAQAVAAGLGPAEMPVVTPHNGTVTVLELQ; from the coding sequence ATGGTCCGACCCCTCACCCTCCTCCTCGTCCGGCACGGCCAGAGCGAGTGGAACGCCGCGGGCCTGATGCAGGGCCAGACGCCGCACGTGCCGCTCACCGAGCTCGGCCACCAGCAGGCCGCCACAGCCGCCGCCGAGCTGGCCGCGCGCACCGCCGCCGGCACCGGACCCGGTGCGCTGCTCTCCAGCGACCTGCTGCGCGCGGTGCAGACCGCCGAGCACTGCGCCACGGCCACCGGGCTGCCGGTCACCACGACCGCGGAGCTGCGCGAGCAGGGCTACGGCGTGCTGGAGGGCCGCCCCTCGCGCGAGCTGTGGGACGTCGTGGACTGGACCGACGTGCACTGGGCCGCCGAGGGCGGGGAGAGCCTCGCCCAGCTGCACGCCCGGGTGGCGGCCTTCCTCGGCCGGCTCGCCGCGGACCCGCCGGCGGAGGTGGTCGCGCTGGTCACGCACGGCGACACCATCCGGGCCGCGCAGGCGGTGGCCGCCGGGCTGGGGCCGGCGGAGATGCCCGTGGTCACCCCGCACAACGGCACCGTGACGGTCCTGGAGCTGCAGTGA